A region of the Arthrobacter sp. FW306-07-I genome:
TCATACATTGGAGCGCCCCTCTCCTGTGGTGGCCGGTGGTCCGGTCAGTTGGCAGAGGGGCCAGGGCATGTGTGAAGGAGGGTCGTCCATATGTGGTTCAACTCCGCTGGCACCGGCGAAGTTCCCGCTGCCTCCTACCGGCGCAGCTCCAAGGCCCGCTTCTGACGCCCGCTGATGGACGAAACGTAGCCACAGTTAGTGCAGGTAATCCGGAACTTCCGGGACACCGTGAGCAGCGGAATGAAGAACAGGGTGAATTTCGTGGCTTGTTCTTCAAGGAGGTGGTGGATGAAAGCGCCGCAGTGCGGGCAGGTTGCTGTCCTGCCCGGCAGCGCCTTGAACACGGTCTTGAACCCGAAGAGGAGGAGCATTGGCGGCCTTACGTTGTCCGGATGGTTAACCTCCCACCCTAGGCGAGTTTGACGGGTGCCCATCCGGGGTAGGGATGCTTTGCGCCATATGGGCGGGTGCGATACTGGCGTGGGCAGCATTCGGGCTTCTGGGGGGACTTCTGGCACATGGTTCTGGATACGGCAACCCTGCGCATCGCGTTTGGCCTGATGGCCCTGGTGCTGGTGGTTCTCTTCTACTTTTCCGCCTACCGGGTAACCCGCTCGCCCTACAGCGCCTGGTGGTGCGGCGCCCTGCTCTTCTTCCTTTCCGGCTCCGCCTGCTTCCTGCTGGACGGCACGCCGCACCAGTGGTGGGCCAACCCGGTGGGTAACACGCTGCTGGTGCATGGCGGAGTTGCCGTGTGGGCGGGCGCCCGCTCGCTGCGCACGGTGCCCCGGCCCCGGTGGGCCTTCACGGGTATTCCGCTTGCCACCCTGGTGGCGTCCCTGCTGGACCATCCCGCCACCAACACCTGGTCCGGCGGTCCGGTGTTCCTCGCCGCCATGAGCCTGACCATCGGACTGGCGTCGCGTGAGCTGTGGCGGCTCGAGCCGGGCTACTCGCGGGTGCGGATTCCCATGGCAGTGGCCGCGGGCGGGCTGTCCGCTTATTACTTCTTCCGTTGGCTGGCGTTCCTGGTGGAGGGCCCGGACGGGGCCATTTTCGTTACCGTTTTTGGATCCGCCGTCACCACCATGGTGACCATGGTGCTGCTGGTGGTGGTGTCCTTCAGCATGGCCGGGTTGAGCACCGAACAGCAGACCCGCGCCCTGCGGGTGGTTGCCACCCGGGACGACCTCACCGGACTCCTGAACCGCAAGGCCTTCCTGGACCTGGCTGCGGAACAGTTGGCCGACCGCACCATCACCGGTGGCTCCGGCGCGCTGATCCTGGCCGACCTTGACCATTTCAAGGTGGTCAACGATACCCACGGCCACGCCGCAGGCGACCTGGCGCTGCAGGCCTTCGCTGACGCCTGCGTTGCCACGGTCCGCTCCACCGACCTGGCCGGCAGGTATGGCGGGGAAGAATTCGTGATCCTGGTCCCCGGGGCCAACGCCGAACGGGCAGAGACGATTGCCGAGGAAATCAGCAGGCGGCTGGCAGGCGCCGAAGCGCCGGACGGCATGGAGATGCCCACCGCCAGTTACGGCATTTCGACCTACGACGGCGGGACCTCCGACGTGGACCGCCTCATCGCCGCAGCGGATGCGGCCCTGTACAGGGCCAAGTCACTGGGAAGGAACCGCGCCGCCCGCAGCGATGAGCTGCACTAGCTCCACTGCGGCGGGCGGCGCGGTTCCGGTTCCGGAGAGGGCTACTTCGCCTGGAGGGCGTCTGCCTGTTCGGCGAGGACGGTGAGTGCCACGCTTTCCGGCCGCTCAACAGTGCTCTGGATGCTTACGGTCATGCCGCTGTGCGCGGCCTTGAGGACAGATTCCATGACCTCCAGCGCGTGGTAGGCAAGGGCTCCGCCTGCCCGGGGTTCCTTGCCCCGGGGGGTGGAAGCGAGATCGGCGATGCCAAACCCGCGGCCGGCATCCACGTATCCCGCCGAGACAGGCAGGGTTTCCCAGTCCTCGGCGCCCAGGGAGAACAGCTGGACGTCGCCGTCGAAGTGGTTGGGGTCGGGCACCACCAGGGATCCGCGTTCGCCGTGGATCTCGATGTTCGGCGACTTGGACTTCACGGCGTCGAAGCTCATGAACAGCGTGGAAAGCGCCCCGGAGGCGTGGACCAGGATGCCCGTGACGTGGGAGTCGATGGTAACCGGCACTTTTTCGCCCTGCCGCGGCCCGGAGCCGATGGTCCGCTCGTTGCGGGTATGGCTGGCCGCGCCCAGTACCGACACCACGGGACCCAGCAATGTCACAAGGGCGGTGACGTAGTAGGGGCCCATATCCAGGAGGGGGCCGCCACCGGGCTGGTAGTAGAAGTCCGGGTTGGGGTGCCAGCGTTCATGGCCGGGGGTCACCATGGTGGCCGATGCCGAGATGGGGGCGCCGATGAGCCCGTCGTCGATGGCTTTGCGGGCGGTCTGGATTCCGGTGCCCAGCACGGTGTCAGGGGCACAGCCGACGACGACGCCTGCCTGGCGTGCCGCGTCCAGCACCTGGCGTGCCTCTTCAGTCGTGGCCGCCAGCGGCTTTTCGCCGTAGACGTTCTTGCCGGCCGCGATCGCCTTCAGTGCCACGTCGGCGTGCGCGGCGGGGATGGTCAGGTTCAGAACCAGGTCGATATCGTCAGCGGCGAGCAGTTCTTCGACCGAGAGGGCGCGGACGCCGTCGTAATCATCCGCTACGGCCCGGGCACGTGCCGGATCCAGGTCCGCCACGGCCACCAGGTTGACCTGGTCCAGCCGCCGGAAATTGGTGAGGTACTGGGCGATGATGGCTCCGCAGCCAATGATTCCGACGTTCAACGGCTTGCCCACAGCAGGCCCCTTTCGATGATGGTGCGTACGTTCTGGTCCTGGAGGATTTCGACGCGGTGGCCGGGAGTGCAGACGAAGATGCGTCCCTTGCCCCACTGGCGGGTCCAGATGGCCGGGGAGGTCACTTCGCGGTGCCAGGGATCCCACTCGCGGACTTTCTGGGTGGTGGTGGCCAGGACATCGATGTAGTCATCGGCGAGGACCCAGTACTGCTCGGTGACCAGGTCGAAGTCCTTGATGCCCTTGGTAATGGGGTGCTCCGCCGCGGCGGGCAGCATGTTGACGGTGTACGGAACGTAGTTGTCCGACTGTTCGCCGATGCACTCGTCCGGGTGCTTGCCGGGGTGGCAGGCGAACTGGCCGCCGATCAGGTGCAGGTAGTCGGAGGTGTTCCGGTAGGAGTCGGCGATGCCACCGTGCCAGCCGGCCAGGCCGGTGCCGTTTTCCACGGCCGTCCGCAGTCCGGCGAATTCGTCCTTTTCGATGGTGCTCATGGTCATGCACTGCATGATCAGGTCCACCCCGGCCATGTATTCGGCGTCGGCGTAGACCTTGGGCGATTCCTCTACCCGGACGTCATAGCCGTTGTCCTTGAGGTAGGGAATGAAGAGCTCGGTGGCCTCGTAGGGCTGGTGGCCGTCCCAGCCGCCGCGGACGACCAGCGCGTGCTTGCGATCTGTCATTAAAGTTTCCTTTGTTTGGTTGCCGGCTGGTGCCGGCGAAGCATGGTCAGCGGCTGGCGAAGGCGGCGTCGAAGGCAGCTGCCGGCGGGGCGATCCGGGCCAGTTCCTGGACCATGGCCAGCGCCTGCGGGGCGCCGATGAGCCGGTCCATCCCGGCGTCCTCCCATTCGATGCTGGTGGGACCTTCATAGCCGATGGCGTTCAAGGTCCGGAAGATGCGGTTCCACTGCACATCGCCATGCCCTGCCGTGACGAAGTCCCAGCCGCGCCGGGGGTCCGCCCAGGCAAGGTGCGAGCCCAGGCGGCCGTTGCGGCCGTCAAGCTGGCGGACGGATTCCTTCACGTGAACGTGGAAGATCTTGTCTGCGAAGTCCTGCAGGAACATCACCGGGTCCAGGTCCTGCCAGATGAAGTGGGAGGGGTCGAAGTTCAGGCCGAAGCTCTCGCGGTGCCCGATGGCTTCAAGCGTGCGCTTGGCGGTCCAGTAGTCGTAGGCGATTTCGGACGGGTGGACTTCCAGGGCGAACCGGACACCCTCTTCCTCGAAGACGTCAAGGATGGGATTCCAGCGGTCGGCGAAGTCCTGGTAGCCGGCGTCGATCATTGCCTGCGAGGCCGGCGGGAACATGGCCACGGCTTTCCAGATGGAGGAGCCGGTGAAACCCGTTACTGTCTTCACCCCGAGGCGGGCAGCCGCCCGTGCGGTGTCCTTCATGGCCTCCGCTGCCCGGCGGCGCACCCCTTCGGGCTCGCCGTCGCCCCAGGTCTCTGCCGACAGGATGTCCCGGTGGCGCTCGTCGATGGGATCGTCACACACGGCCTGTCCGGTCAGGTGGTTGGCGATGGCGAACACCTTGAGGTTGTTCTTTTCGAGGATGTCCAGACGGCCCTGGAGGTAGTTGTCGTCCTCGGCGGCCCGGCGGGGGTCAAGGTGGTCGCCCCAGCAGGCGATTTCGAGCCCGTCAAAGCCCCATTCGCCGGCAAGCCGCGCCACCTCCTCGAAGGGCAGGTCGGCCCACTGGCCGGTAAAGAGCGTGATTGGTCGTGTCATGTGAGTTCCTATTTGATCGAAGCCGTACGTTGCTCAGACTTTTTGCCATTGGCTGGAGTTGGCGGCGCTGGACTCCACCGCGGCGAGGACCCGCTGCACCTGCAGGGCGTCGGCGAAGGATGGTTCCGGTTGGCGTCCTTCACCGATGGCCGTGACGAGGTCCACCACCTGGTGGGTGAAGCCGTGTTCATATCCCAGTCCGTGGCCGGTGGGCCACCAGTTCCCCACGTAGGGATGCTCGGGCTCGGTGACGAAGATCCGACGGAAGCCCGCATCCGGGGACTCCGCCGCGTCATAGAAGGACAGGACGTTCATGTCCTCGAAATCGAAGGCGAGGGAACCCTTGGTGCCGTTGACCTCCAGGCGCATGGCGTTCTTCCTGCCCAGGGCGTAGCGCGTGGCTTCGAAGACGCCGATGGCACCTGCGGAAGCGCCGCCGTCGAACTTTGCGCTGAAGATGGCCGCATCATCCACAGTGACCTGCCCGCGCGGGGCGTCGTCGCTCAGGTCGCCGTGGCCACCCAGGCCCACCATGTCGCCCGCAAGCGGGCGTTCCCGGACGAAGGTCTCCAGCATTGCGGATACCCCGTTGATGTTCATGCCCGTGACCCACTGCGCCGCGTCGATGCTGTGGGCTCCGATGTCACCCAGGGAGCCGGACCCGGATTTGCTCTTGTCCAGCCGCCAGGTCATGGGGGCGTTGGCGTCGGAGAGCCAGTCCTGCAGGTACTGGGCACGGATGTGGCGGATCTCGCCGAGCCTGCCCTGTTCCACGAACCGTTTGGCCAGTGCCAGTGCCGGGGTGCGGCGGTAGCTGAAGCCGCACATGGAGAAGACGCCGTTCTTTGCGGCCGTTTCCGCCGCGAGCGTCATCCGCTCAGCCTCGTCCACGGAGTTGGCCAGCGGCTTTTCGCACAGCACGTGCTTGCCGGCTTCCAGGGCGGCGATGGCGATCTCGGCGTGGGTGTTCCCTGGAGTGCAGATGTCAATGAGGTCGATGTCGTCGCGCTCGATCAGGCGGCGCCAGTCAGTCTCAACAGAGTCCCAGCCCAGCTTGTCCGCGGCGGCACGGACGCCGTCGGCATTCCTGCCGGCCACCGCGGTGAGCTGTGGCTGCAGCGGCAGGTCGAAGAACCGGGGCGCGGTGCGCCAGGCGTGGGAGTGGGCTGCACCCATGAAGGCGTAGCCCACCATTCCGACCCGCAGGGGCTTGGCGGTGGTCATGTTGAAAGTCCTTTCGGTAAATTCCGGGGCGTTACTTGCTGAAGCCGGCGGTCAGGCCTGCGAGCAGCTGTCGCCGGCCGACGACGTAAAGCACCAGGATGGGCAGTGTGCTAAGCACCACGGAGGCGAGAACGGCAGGAATGTTGACGCTGAATTCACCTTGGAAGGTCCACAGGCCCAGGGGCAGGACACGCAGGCTGGGGCTCTGGGTAAGAACCAACGGAAGCAGGAACCCGTTCCAGACATGCAACCCGTTGTAGATGGCAACCGTCACAATGGCCGGCCGGGTCAGGGGCAGGGCCAGCCGCCACATGGTCTGCCACTCGCTGCAGCCGTCCAGCCGCATGGACTCGAACAGTTCGTTCGGGACGTCGCGGATGAAGTTGGACAGGATCAGCACCGTCAGCGGAATGGCGAAGGCAATGGACGGCAGCATCAGCGCCAGCAGGCTGTCATACAGGTTAAGCCGGATGATCATCAGGTAGATGGGGATGATCGTGGCCTGCAGCGGGATGGCCAGCCCCATCAGGAACATACCGTTGACCAGCTTCAGGAACCTGCCGGCGCCGCGAACGATGGCAAACGATGCCATAAATGAGATCAGCACCGTGGGAATCACGGAACCGAGCGTGACGATGGCGCTGTTCATGAAGTACTGGGCGAAGTCCGCCTCCAGGACCAGCTGGTAGTTCTCCAGCGTGGGCTCGGTGGGGATGGCCAGCGGATTCTGGCCGAAGTAGCCGGCCTGCGTCTTGAGGCTGGTGATTACCACGTAGTAGACGGGCAGGATGATGATGGCCAGCCAGATCCAGCCGCCCAGGCCACCGGGGATATTGAGGCCCCGAAGCTTGGTGCCAAGTCCCCGCTTGGCGGCTGCAGTGCTGCCAAGCGACCCGGTGCGGGCTTCCTGGGTATTGCTTTTCAGGACGGTGCTCACCCTACAAACCTTCCAATTGGCTGCCCTGCTTGTCCTTGCCCCCAAGGCGCTGGAGGAACAAAGCGAGTGCAAGGCCGATGATGACGAGAATGACGGCGATGACGCTGGCCGGACCCATGAGGTTGGCCCGGAAGCCGCGGAGGTACATGTCCAGGGCCAGGATGCGGGTGGAGTTTCCGGGCCCGCCGCCGGTGAGGACGAAGATCAGGTCGAAGTAGGTCAGTGAACCCACCACCATCAGCGTGGAGGAGGTGATGATCGTGTACTTCAACTGCGGAAGGGTGATGTGGAAGAACTGCTTGATGGTCCCGGCCCCGTCGATCTGGGCCGCCTCGTACAAAGACTTCGGGATCTGCCGCACACCGCCTTGGTAGATGAGCGTGTGGAACGGCACGAACTGCCAGGCGATGACGAAGATGACCAGGCCGAGGGCCAACTGCGGGACACCCAGCCAGTCCTGGGCAAGGAACGGCAGGCCGAGGCCGGTTGCCAGGCCGAAGTTGGGATCCAGCAGCGCCTTGAAAGCGATGGCGACGGCGGCTGAAGACAGCAGCAGGGGCAGGAAGTACAGCACGGCCAGGACCGCCCGGTAGCGCTGGCTTCCCGCGGTGAAGACGCCCAGCAGGAGGCTGATGGGCGTCTGGACCAGCCAGGAGACGATCATGATCAGGAAGGTCAGGCCCAGGGCGTTGTACAGCCCCGGATCTGCCAGCACGGAGAACCAGTTGTCCAGTCCCGCCGCCCCGATGGCACCGATGCCGTCCCAGCTGGTGAAGCTGAGGATGAGCACACCAGCCAGCGGGATGACGGCGAACACCAGGAAGAAGAACAGTGCAGGAATGGTCAGCCATGCCAGCGCGGCCTTGCGCTGTTCGGTCTGCTTGGAATTCCTGACGCCGACGCTGGGCCCCGGGGCGGTGGAGACGGCGTTACTCATTTCCCGAGGGTGCCGTTCATATTCTCGGCAAACTGCTGCGGCGTAATCGACTTCAGGAACAGCTGGTCGATGTTGTTCAGCAGGGCCTCGGCGGCGGTGGGGCTCAGTGCCTGGTCCCAGGACTGCTGGAAGCTGGGGGCGTTCTTAGCCAGGTCGTAAACGAAGTTGAGGAAATCCTTGTCCGGGGACGTGTTCAGCTTGCTCTCGATGCCGTTGACAATGGGGACCGAACCGGAGTTGATGTACGCGTCGATCATCGCGTCCGTCATGATGCCGTCCTTGAGGAACTTCTTGGCCGACTCCTTTTCCTTGTCGCTGGCCTTCGCGGAGATTGACTGGTAGTTGGCTGGGTTGCCGACGCCGTTCTTGGGGTCGCCCTTGCCGCCGGGAACTGAGGGGAACTGGACGAAGCCCAGCTTGCCGTCCTGGACGAAGTTCTTGCCGTCCTTTTTCATCGGACCGTACGTCCAGGAACCATGCAGCATCATGGCGGCCTTGCCGGTGTACAGCAGGGCCTGGTCCGCGTTCGAGTCGGCCGTAATGGAGGAGAAGCCCTTGATGAAGCCATCGGCGGAGACCAGTTCCTGGATCTTGGTGCCGGTTTCGATCACAGCCGGGTCCATCCAGGCATTGGGCTTGCCTTCGAAGATTGCCTTGAACACGTCGGGTCCGCCGATGCGGTCCAGCAGGTATTCGAGCCACATCATGGAAGTCCAGCGCGACTGGCCGCCCAGGGAGAAGGGTGCCACCCCCATGCCGTTGAAGGTCTTGACCAGGGACATGACGTCGTCCCAGGACTTGGGCGGCGTGACGCCGGCCTTCTGGAAAAGTTCCTTGTTGTAGAACAGGACGATCGGACCGACGTACATGTTGGGCAGGGCGTAGATCTTGCCGTTGACCGTGGCGGCACTGAAGGTGGAGGGGAAAAACTTCTTCTTCAAGTCCGGTTCGGAATCCAGCCAGCTGGTGAGGTCTTCAACCTGGTTTGCCTCGGCGTATGTCTTCAGCGTGCCGCCACCCCAGTTGTAGATGATGGTGGGTGCCTGGTTGGCGCCAATCGCGGTCTTGATCTTGGTCTTGTAGGCGTCGTTCTGGAAGAACGTGATCGCGATCTTGTTGTCCGGGTTTGCCTGGTTGAAGGCATCGACAGCCTTCTGCATGTTGGTCTGGTTCGGCTCACCGGACAGGAACCACATGCTGGCGCCACCATTGCCGCTGGAGGCACCCGGACCTGACGTGCCGCAGGCAGAGGTTGCGGCAACGGCAAAGGGAGTAAGGGCAGCGAGGGCGAGGAAAGAGCGCCGTGAGGTCTGGGGTTGCTTCATTGCTTCTCCATTGTGAATTTGCTGTCGAGGTACGGGGCGTCAGCTCCGACGTTCGTTCGAAACATTTCGAACGGTGATATAAGTCACGCTGTAAACTAAAGCGGCAAAAACCCCCGTAGTCAAGGGATCGTAGAGGATATTTTTGGAGAAACAGCCTAATTTGACCAAACCTTGACGGACGAAGTGCCTGTTCCTCAGAATGAATGCACTTCCCACCTTCGAAAGATTGCGAACCCATGACGACCAAATTGCCGGAGCGGACCAAACCCACGCTCGCAACCGTGGCCAGGCAAGCAGGAGTCTCAGCGCCCACTGTCTCCAAGGTGGTCAATGGCCGTGACGATGTAGCACCTGAAACCAGGGCGCGGATCCTTGCCGTGCTTGAGCAGGCGGGTTACCAGTCGCCGGTGCAGCGCCGGGCGGCCGCGGAAAGCGGGACCGTGGTCGAAGTGGTGATCGACGTGCTCGATTCCGCCTACACCATCCAGGTACTGAACGGCATCCTGCAGTTCGCCGCCGGTGCCGACGTCGAAATCCTGGTGAGTGTGACAGGCAGGTCCACACCTGGCCGGCAGACCCCGGAACGCCGGGCCCAGCGCATGCTCGAAGAGGGCAGGGCGGGGATGATCGTGGTGACCTCGGCATTCAGCGAGGCACAACTGCATGCCTTCCGCCGGCGCCAGATCCCGGTTGTGGTGATCGACCCGCTCAACCCGCCCTCCGCGGACGTGGTCAGTGTTGGCGCAACCAACTGGGCGGGCGGCAAGGCGGCCACCGAACACCTGCTGGAACTCGGTCACCGCCGCATCGCCTACATCGGCGGAATCGAGGGCTCGGAGTGCAACCAGGCGCGGCTGCATGGGTACATGGCTGCCCTGATGGCGCAAGGCATCGCGGTGGACCCTCAGTACGTGGTGTCCGGAGGCCATTTCCGCACCGAGGGCGGAGTTAGCGGATTCAAAGAGCTGCTGAAGCTGGACTCCCTCCCAACGGCCATCTTTGCCGGCAGCGACTCCATTGCCCTGGGTGTCCTCAGCGAGGCGCGGCACCACGGGATCAGGGTTCCGGAGGACATGAGCCTCATCGGTTTTGACGGCACGAACCAGGGCGAGCAGTCCGTCCCCTCGTTGAGTTCGGTGGCCCAGCCCCTTGAAGAGATGGGCAGGGCCGCACTGAGGTCACTCCTGCGCCAGGCCCAGGGCGAGGTGCTGGATTCCCACCGCGTGGAGCTGGCCACCCAAGTGATCGTCCGCGAATCCACCGCCCCGCCGGCGGCCTGACTGAACCCACTGAGCCCTGCCTCCAACGAAAGACGCGGACATATGAAAATCACCAACCTGGACACTGTGGTCGTGGACTTTTACCGGACCAACCTGGTCTTCGTCCGGCTGCGCACCGATGAGGGCCTTACCGGGATAGCGGAGGCCACCCTTGAGGGCCAGGAACATGCAGTCCGCGGAGCCGTGGCGGTCCTGGCCGACGCGGTCCGGGGCAAGGATCCGACTCGAATCACGCAAACCATCTACGAGGTAAACCGCGACGCGTACTGGCGCGGCGGACCTGTGTCGATGACCGCGCTAAGTGCCCTTGAAATGGCGATGTGGGACGTCTCAGCCCGCGCCTTGGATGTGCCAGTCCACCGCATGCTGGGCGGACAGGTCCGTGACCGGGTCCGCGCTTACGCCAACGGCTGGTTTTCCGGCGCCAAAACCCCTGAAGATTTTGCCCAGGCGGCCGTCCAGACAGTTGCGCAAGGCTTCCGGGGACTCAAGTGGGACCCCTTCGAGGCGGCCGACCTCATCCTGGAGCCACGGGACCTGCGGCGCATGCTCGAACCCGTCGCCGCTGTCCGGGAGGCGGTCGGTGATGATGTTGAACTCTTCATCGAAGGACACGGCCGGTTCGATGTGCCCACAGCGATCCGGGTGGCGCGTGAAATCGAGCAGTTCCAGCCGGTGTTCTTCGAAGAGCCGTGCCCGCCTGATGGGATCGATGCGCTCATCGAGGTTCGCAGCAAATCCCCCGTCCCCATTGCAGCGGGAGAGCGCTGGATGGGACGGAATACTTTCATTCCTGCCCTGGCCCGCAACGCCGTTGACTACGTCCAGCCCGACGTCACCCACGCCGGCGGCCTCCTGGAACTTTCGTTCATTTCCACCCTCGCGGCCGCGCATTACGTTCCGTTCGCACCGCATAACCCCAGCGGCCCGCTCAGTACTGCCGCCACCCTGCAACTGGGCGCCACCCTGCCCAACTTCCGCTACCTGGAGATCATGGCGACGGACGTGCCTTGGCGCAGCGAGATCTCGAATGAGCGCCTCCAATTGACGGACGAGGGTGATGTTCTCATCCCCGAGGGCGTTGGCTTGGGCATCGAATTGGACTTGGACGCCATCGCCGAGCGTCCGTACACGCCGCACCCGATGCGGATCTTCACTGATGCGGTCGCTGACATCCGCCCGCCGGATGCCCGCTCCTACTTCAACCTGGCCACTGCAGCCGGGGGCCCCGCCATTGGCGGGCATCGATAACCGTTGCAGGAGGCGTTGAGCTTCTCATCAACCTCCGAGCGGGTGGTGGCCTCGACAATGAGGGACTGCAACGTTTCCATGGGGTTTCCTTTCAGGGATTCGAGAGTTACCGCCACCGGCTTCGGAAGCTTGGTAACAGGAACAGCAGAGCGGTCTGGAAACAGGTGTTCCCAGACCGCTCCAGCTCTTCCGGGAATCGCTACTGCTGGTAGGCGGGGTGGTGGGCGTCGCGGGCGCCGCCGCCGGGGTTCGCCTGAAGAAGGGTGGACTGCAGTGCGTAGTACGAGGGCTTGCGCGTGTAGTCCTCCCACATCACCGTAGCTTCACCCTGACCGCTGAAGAAGACGGGAACCCACGAGTACTTGTCGTTGAAGCCCCAAATTGTGAAGGACTTGCAGTCTTCGACATTGAGGCATGCTTCGAGCGCCTGCTGGTAGTAGCTTGCCTGCTTTGCCAGCTGCGCCTCCGTGGGCTTGGTCCCGGCAGCGATGTTCATGCGGACATCGATTTCCGTCACCGCCGTCTCCAGGCCGAGGTCATCGAAGCGCTGGAGGTTCGCCTTCAGGTCACCCGGGAAGCCGTACTGCGTGCTGAGGTGGCCCTGGACCGCGAAGCCATCCACGTGCACGCCCTCTGCGAGGAGCTTGGAGATGAGGGCCACATACGCGGTGCTTTTCGGGTTGATGCTTTCTACGCCGTAATCGTTGAAGAAAAGTTTGGCGGCGGGATCAGCCTCATGCGCCCACCGGAAGGCGTCGGCGATGATCTCCGGGCCAAGTTCGCGGATCCAAATATTGTCCGAGGTCCGCAATGTGCCGTCACCGTTCAATATCTCGTTGGCGACGTCCCACTGCTGGATCTTGCCCGCATACCGGCCAACAACAGTGGTGATGTGGTCCTTAAGGATGGACCGGAGTTCCTCCTTGCTGAAGTTGCCCTGCTCCAGCCAGGCCGGGTTTTGGCTGTGCCAGAACAACGTGTGGCCCCGGACCACCTGTCCGTGCTGTTGGGCGAATTCCACAATCGCGTCCATCTCTGCGAAACGGTACTGGTCCCGCTGCGGGTGGATGAATTCCCACTTTGCCTGGTTTTCCGGTGAGACCGAGCTGAACTCGGAGGCCAGGACGCTGCGGTACTGCTGGTCGAAGGTGAAGGGATTGGGGTACGGCATGGTCTCGTGGTGGCCGCCGCCGGCGACGGCGGTACCGATGCGCAAATCCTTTGGCGCGGCCCAGCGCAGGGTGTCCTGCTTGGCCAGTCCCGGCGGCTGCGGGGTGTCGTTCCCGCCGGCCAGGGCAGGTAGTGCCGTGGGAAGGGCGAACGCCGAGGCAAGCACTGCAGCGGCGAGAGTCTTGGCAACCTTCATTGAGAGCTCTCCTTTGAGGTACGAGTGGATCGGGTGGGGAAGCCGACCCGCGGTTCCGGAAAATTCCGGAACCGCGTCGTTGTAACTTAGGAATCTTCTCAGCGCTGCGTCAAGGGTTTTCGCAGAAAGTTTCGGATCCGCGTATTTGTGAAGGCCTATACTTGCAGCGAAAGCAGGAGGAAATGCGTGCGCGAGACCCAACGCCCGGCAGTCACAATTTCCGCGATCGCGGCGGAAGCCGGCGTCTCGGTACCCACCGTTTCCCGCGTGCTGAACGGGCGTGGAGACGTTTCGCCACGTACCCGCGAACGGGTGGAAAACTTGTTGCGCGACCACGGTTACAAGCGGAGGGGCGTCCGTCCGGAGGTACGGTCGGGCCTTATCGACCTTGTCTTCAACGACCTGGACAGCCCCTGGGCCGTTGAAATCATCCGTGGTGTGGAGGAAGCTTCCAATGAAGCCGGGGCATCCACGGTGGTGTCGGCCATCCACCGCAGGGCAGGCAC
Encoded here:
- a CDS encoding carbohydrate ABC transporter permease, which produces MSNAVSTAPGPSVGVRNSKQTEQRKAALAWLTIPALFFFLVFAVIPLAGVLILSFTSWDGIGAIGAAGLDNWFSVLADPGLYNALGLTFLIMIVSWLVQTPISLLLGVFTAGSQRYRAVLAVLYFLPLLLSSAAVAIAFKALLDPNFGLATGLGLPFLAQDWLGVPQLALGLVIFVIAWQFVPFHTLIYQGGVRQIPKSLYEAAQIDGAGTIKQFFHITLPQLKYTIITSSTLMVVGSLTYFDLIFVLTGGGPGNSTRILALDMYLRGFRANLMGPASVIAVILVIIGLALALFLQRLGGKDKQGSQLEGL
- a CDS encoding extracellular solute-binding protein, encoding MKQPQTSRRSFLALAALTPFAVAATSACGTSGPGASSGNGGASMWFLSGEPNQTNMQKAVDAFNQANPDNKIAITFFQNDAYKTKIKTAIGANQAPTIIYNWGGGTLKTYAEANQVEDLTSWLDSEPDLKKKFFPSTFSAATVNGKIYALPNMYVGPIVLFYNKELFQKAGVTPPKSWDDVMSLVKTFNGMGVAPFSLGGQSRWTSMMWLEYLLDRIGGPDVFKAIFEGKPNAWMDPAVIETGTKIQELVSADGFIKGFSSITADSNADQALLYTGKAAMMLHGSWTYGPMKKDGKNFVQDGKLGFVQFPSVPGGKGDPKNGVGNPANYQSISAKASDKEKESAKKFLKDGIMTDAMIDAYINSGSVPIVNGIESKLNTSPDKDFLNFVYDLAKNAPSFQQSWDQALSPTAAEALLNNIDQLFLKSITPQQFAENMNGTLGK
- a CDS encoding LacI family DNA-binding transcriptional regulator, encoding MTTKLPERTKPTLATVARQAGVSAPTVSKVVNGRDDVAPETRARILAVLEQAGYQSPVQRRAAAESGTVVEVVIDVLDSAYTIQVLNGILQFAAGADVEILVSVTGRSTPGRQTPERRAQRMLEEGRAGMIVVTSAFSEAQLHAFRRRQIPVVVIDPLNPPSADVVSVGATNWAGGKAATEHLLELGHRRIAYIGGIEGSECNQARLHGYMAALMAQGIAVDPQYVVSGGHFRTEGGVSGFKELLKLDSLPTAIFAGSDSIALGVLSEARHHGIRVPEDMSLIGFDGTNQGEQSVPSLSSVAQPLEEMGRAALRSLLRQAQGEVLDSHRVELATQVIVRESTAPPAA
- a CDS encoding mandelate racemase/muconate lactonizing enzyme family protein, with the protein product MKITNLDTVVVDFYRTNLVFVRLRTDEGLTGIAEATLEGQEHAVRGAVAVLADAVRGKDPTRITQTIYEVNRDAYWRGGPVSMTALSALEMAMWDVSARALDVPVHRMLGGQVRDRVRAYANGWFSGAKTPEDFAQAAVQTVAQGFRGLKWDPFEAADLILEPRDLRRMLEPVAAVREAVGDDVELFIEGHGRFDVPTAIRVAREIEQFQPVFFEEPCPPDGIDALIEVRSKSPVPIAAGERWMGRNTFIPALARNAVDYVQPDVTHAGGLLELSFISTLAAAHYVPFAPHNPSGPLSTAATLQLGATLPNFRYLEIMATDVPWRSEISNERLQLTDEGDVLIPEGVGLGIELDLDAIAERPYTPHPMRIFTDAVADIRPPDARSYFNLATAAGGPAIGGHR
- a CDS encoding endo-1,4-beta-xylanase, producing MKVAKTLAAAVLASAFALPTALPALAGGNDTPQPPGLAKQDTLRWAAPKDLRIGTAVAGGGHHETMPYPNPFTFDQQYRSVLASEFSSVSPENQAKWEFIHPQRDQYRFAEMDAIVEFAQQHGQVVRGHTLFWHSQNPAWLEQGNFSKEELRSILKDHITTVVGRYAGKIQQWDVANEILNGDGTLRTSDNIWIRELGPEIIADAFRWAHEADPAAKLFFNDYGVESINPKSTAYVALISKLLAEGVHVDGFAVQGHLSTQYGFPGDLKANLQRFDDLGLETAVTEIDVRMNIAAGTKPTEAQLAKQASYYQQALEACLNVEDCKSFTIWGFNDKYSWVPVFFSGQGEATVMWEDYTRKPSYYALQSTLLQANPGGGARDAHHPAYQQ